A genome region from Colwellia sp. Arc7-D includes the following:
- a CDS encoding GFA family protein: protein MINNKINGSCLCGKVSSTVQGPFNKFYQCYCDKCQKKTGSAFAALMFTTPDKIQWHSGQALIKRFDLPQAQRFSNCFCSECGSQVPYISRDGAFLIVPAGYVTGDPGIKPSANIFWAERPCWFEEGKQAENFEDYPN from the coding sequence ATGATAAATAATAAAATCAATGGCAGTTGTTTATGCGGTAAAGTTTCCAGTACCGTACAAGGACCTTTTAATAAATTTTATCAGTGCTACTGTGATAAGTGTCAGAAAAAAACTGGTTCAGCCTTTGCTGCATTGATGTTCACTACACCGGATAAAATACAGTGGCACTCTGGGCAAGCGTTAATTAAGCGTTTTGACTTACCCCAAGCGCAACGTTTCAGCAATTGCTTTTGTAGTGAATGTGGCTCTCAGGTTCCATATATCAGCCGCGATGGTGCTTTTTTAATAGTCCCTGCAGGTTATGTTACAGGTGATCCTGGCATTAAGCCTTCAGCAAATATTTTCTGGGCAGAACGACCTTGTTGGTTCGAAGAAGGTAAGCAAGCAGAGAACTTTGAAGACTACCCGAACTAA
- a CDS encoding DUF1499 domain-containing protein, producing the protein MLINTITKALKAVVIPLLLGFPIAVIAYRMELWPMGVSFQIIKYTGYISIAVLALSILIGFFTLFKKQYPLAKRCAFIAILSAIPVIGLSMQASKAKSLPFIHQVSTDTVNLPEFDAIIALRGENSNPLAYDREKLEPLQLAAYPKLKPIISQLDKEQAFAKALNVASSLGWDVVAKNEQQGLIEAVDTSALWAFKDDIAIRVQAVGASSKIDLRSISRIGGSDLGANAARVEKFITAFANK; encoded by the coding sequence ATGTTAATTAACACCATCACTAAAGCTTTAAAAGCTGTTGTTATTCCTTTGCTGTTGGGCTTTCCAATTGCTGTAATCGCTTACCGAATGGAGTTATGGCCAATGGGAGTGTCTTTTCAAATTATTAAATATACCGGTTATATCAGTATCGCGGTATTAGCATTGTCGATATTGATTGGGTTTTTTACTCTCTTTAAGAAACAATACCCGTTGGCAAAACGTTGTGCCTTTATCGCGATACTATCTGCTATACCGGTTATAGGTTTGTCGATGCAAGCTTCTAAAGCGAAATCACTACCTTTTATACATCAAGTGAGTACTGATACGGTTAATCTACCTGAATTCGATGCGATTATTGCGCTGCGTGGCGAAAACAGCAATCCGTTGGCTTATGATCGAGAGAAACTTGAGCCGCTGCAACTTGCTGCATATCCAAAATTAAAACCAATTATCAGTCAATTAGATAAAGAACAAGCGTTTGCTAAGGCCCTTAACGTTGCCTCAAGTTTAGGCTGGGATGTTGTCGCTAAAAATGAGCAACAAGGACTTATTGAAGCGGTTGATACCTCGGCACTATGGGCATTTAAAGATGATATTGCTATTCGTGTTCAAGCGGTAGGGGCAAGTAGTAAAATAGATTTGCGTTCAATTTCTCGTATTGGCGGTTCGGATCTTGGTGCTAATGCTGCTCGAGTGGAAAAGTTTATTACGGCTTTTGCTAACAAGTAA
- a CDS encoding DUF5610 domain-containing protein: MSSPIKPNDTYSQDVRSLTKASENSDSKPVGQQVSELAQEKKINPTQDSIFVSSKKQLNAAIIESSLKYNTTVGDQPLSLVLKTALQGINEALKASGVEKNVEEAYESGIDFSPEATAERIVSFSTQFLGAYREQNPQMSQEESLTAFVDIISGGIDQGFGEAKDILGGLKVLEGDVTENIDKTYALVQSGLQAFVDALSDSDEQQSEL, encoded by the coding sequence ATGAGCTCACCCATTAAGCCTAATGATACTTACAGTCAAGATGTTAGATCATTAACAAAAGCGTCAGAAAATTCTGATAGTAAGCCTGTGGGGCAACAAGTATCTGAACTTGCACAAGAGAAAAAAATTAACCCAACGCAAGACTCTATTTTTGTTAGTAGCAAAAAGCAGCTTAATGCAGCAATTATAGAATCTTCACTGAAGTACAATACAACCGTTGGCGATCAACCGCTGTCATTGGTATTAAAAACGGCGTTACAAGGAATAAACGAAGCGCTTAAGGCATCAGGGGTTGAAAAAAATGTTGAAGAGGCTTATGAGTCAGGCATCGACTTTAGCCCAGAAGCAACGGCAGAGCGTATTGTATCTTTTAGTACTCAATTTTTAGGTGCTTATCGAGAACAAAATCCACAAATGAGTCAGGAGGAGTCGCTAACGGCTTTTGTTGACATTATTAGTGGCGGTATTGACCAAGGTTTTGGTGAAGCGAAAGATATTCTTGGCGGTTTAAAAGTATTAGAGGGTGATGTTACTGAGAATATTGATAAAACTTATGCGTTAGTACAATCAGGATTACAGGCTTTTGTCGATGCGCTAAGTGATAGTGATGAGCAACAATCTGAACTATAA
- a CDS encoding YraN family protein, with protein MLWTNKANTVTTGKNSEQLAAHYLAQQGLLLKTCNFQNRRGEIDLIMIENDVFVFVEVKYRKNSHFGGAIAAVSIKKQQKIKQCAAFYLQQAGLNEYNTPCRFDVIAMQGNINNPDITWLKNAF; from the coding sequence TTGCTATGGACTAACAAAGCCAACACAGTGACCACAGGAAAAAATAGTGAGCAATTAGCCGCTCACTATTTAGCTCAACAAGGTCTATTATTAAAGACATGCAATTTTCAAAATCGCCGTGGTGAAATTGATTTAATCATGATTGAAAATGATGTTTTCGTGTTTGTGGAAGTAAAATACCGTAAAAATTCACACTTTGGTGGTGCTATTGCCGCTGTTTCCATTAAAAAACAGCAAAAAATTAAGCAATGTGCGGCATTTTATCTGCAACAAGCCGGATTAAATGAATATAATACCCCTTGCCGATTCGATGTTATCGCGATGCAAGGCAATATAAATAACCCAGATATTACTTGGCTTAAGAATGCCTTTTAA
- a CDS encoding ATP-grasp domain-containing protein, with protein MANVLIVGKRGRCYRAALRMGHTVFLWSDGPLHESRKEKLAGWVETPFKSCEKGLLTADVDAIQEFNIEFVIAATESSVDIAAMIRKQFKLTGTPLKTTNLLHNKNEMKLEALKHNIPITKFHLISDQDTPEILADKLGLPLVIKPVAESGARGVMVLNNLDEIKLHAKSGLLAEAFVDGTEVSVETFIHNGVPIFHNITEYLHQWKKSIVPAAFEAELLENIININDRVIAGFGVKNGMTHAEFYLTKNGPVFGEMAVRPPGGYYMELIEYAYGFNPWKTYVELETAATPKPLPVKAKKFSCVFMIHPGAGIVDEVSGIALLKELKEVKQFKCKVEPGILVGERDSTSSEVGHVLMSADSREALLEKLKIVENNLVIKMKQ; from the coding sequence ATGGCTAATGTATTAATTGTTGGTAAAAGAGGTCGATGTTATCGTGCGGCATTAAGAATGGGTCATACCGTTTTTCTATGGAGCGACGGGCCTTTGCACGAAAGTCGAAAGGAAAAGTTGGCTGGCTGGGTTGAAACTCCGTTTAAAAGTTGCGAAAAAGGGCTCTTAACTGCTGATGTAGACGCTATTCAAGAATTTAATATCGAGTTCGTTATTGCCGCTACAGAATCAAGCGTAGACATTGCGGCTATGATCCGTAAGCAATTTAAACTCACCGGCACTCCACTAAAAACTACCAACTTGTTACACAATAAAAATGAAATGAAGTTGGAAGCGCTCAAACACAATATACCTATTACAAAGTTTCATCTTATAAGTGATCAAGATACCCCTGAAATATTAGCAGATAAGTTAGGACTTCCACTTGTGATTAAGCCTGTAGCGGAGTCGGGTGCAAGGGGCGTTATGGTGCTGAACAACCTCGATGAAATCAAGTTGCATGCAAAATCGGGTTTATTAGCTGAAGCTTTTGTTGATGGGACAGAAGTAAGTGTGGAAACGTTTATTCATAATGGCGTACCTATCTTTCACAATATTACTGAATATCTTCATCAGTGGAAAAAATCTATCGTTCCCGCGGCCTTTGAAGCAGAGTTATTAGAAAATATTATAAATATTAATGATCGTGTTATCGCTGGCTTTGGCGTTAAAAATGGTATGACACATGCCGAGTTTTACCTGACAAAAAATGGCCCTGTATTCGGCGAAATGGCCGTTCGACCGCCGGGGGGTTATTACATGGAGTTGATTGAATATGCTTATGGGTTCAACCCTTGGAAAACCTATGTTGAACTTGAAACCGCAGCCACACCAAAACCCTTACCGGTAAAGGCGAAGAAATTTTCTTGTGTGTTTATGATCCACCCAGGAGCAGGCATTGTTGATGAGGTGTCAGGCATAGCATTACTTAAGGAACTTAAAGAAGTTAAGCAATTTAAATGTAAAGTTGAGCCTGGAATTTTGGTTGGTGAACGAGACAGCACCAGTAGCGAAGTCGGCCACGTACTCATGTCAGCAGACTCAAGGGAAGCCTTGCTTGAAAAATTAAAGATTGTTGAAAATAACCTGGTGATTAAAATGAAGCAGTAG
- a CDS encoding penicillin-binding protein activator, with product MTLTKWFSSYKSGFCAFAAVVILASCSTTKQSKPTTSANKQADVLKTSETNLTAEQLVSQASSQVASNQQSEAVISLLSASELYLSQENPHKALWLAKQLEVLASSPTQQYQLAIIEAKSYAILSKIPQAYLALESAEYIRDSAQLVYRVDYFQTLADVQTQRNLPIAALDASLRAFAANTQATDNDIDEIWQKFCQLSPWQLQQLEKMSAPNIKGWSKLITFANKFGYDDARLQRYLSQWQREFSTHPAQYIVANLSQQIPTTTNVIENIAVIIPLSGKQELAGKVAQQGILAAYNIESGKTLHFIDSTTLDMSTLNAKLLELNIDYVIGPLLKQNVNSYLAQTEITLPTLLLNLPATATLLPHQVALSMRPEEEATQAATTLSRQEYQYPLILSHQDSSSRRIAQTFSQQWQHITGKAPETVFFNSDAKMQNQLKASLGVDLSQQRTKELNRHIKYTIKSELRNRRDIDMIYVVGLPLETKLLKPYIDVNISPFAEIIPVFASSRSHSTKIDKSDNRDLSGLIFTEMPWQLRSKQQNKALAAQAKKLWPNRSDSLQTIFAMGFDSLALIDKISAMQNKTYVRHYGQTGILQLGKDNILTRSLIWGKYSRSKVQEFAMD from the coding sequence TTGACACTTACTAAATGGTTTTCGTCTTATAAAAGTGGCTTTTGTGCATTTGCGGCAGTGGTTATTTTAGCCAGTTGCTCAACAACTAAACAAAGTAAACCAACCACATCAGCAAATAAACAAGCTGATGTGTTAAAAACGTCTGAAACAAATTTAACCGCAGAGCAATTAGTTTCTCAAGCATCATCACAAGTGGCTTCAAACCAACAGTCTGAAGCGGTGATCTCGTTATTAAGCGCGAGTGAACTCTATTTATCTCAAGAAAACCCACATAAAGCACTTTGGTTGGCTAAACAACTTGAAGTATTAGCGTCATCTCCAACTCAGCAATATCAGCTTGCTATTATTGAAGCTAAAAGTTACGCAATCTTATCAAAAATACCACAAGCCTATTTAGCATTGGAAAGCGCCGAATACATTAGAGATTCAGCGCAACTTGTTTATCGTGTTGATTATTTTCAAACATTAGCCGATGTGCAAACACAAAGAAATTTGCCCATTGCCGCACTCGATGCAAGCTTAAGAGCATTTGCTGCTAACACCCAAGCCACAGACAACGACATTGACGAAATTTGGCAGAAATTTTGCCAATTATCGCCTTGGCAACTTCAACAGTTAGAAAAAATGTCTGCCCCCAACATTAAAGGTTGGAGTAAATTAATCACTTTTGCTAATAAGTTTGGCTATGATGATGCTAGATTGCAGCGATATTTAAGCCAATGGCAACGAGAATTTAGTACCCATCCTGCCCAATATATAGTGGCGAACTTGAGTCAACAGATTCCAACAACGACCAATGTGATAGAAAACATAGCAGTTATTATTCCACTTTCAGGTAAACAAGAGCTTGCAGGAAAAGTAGCGCAACAAGGTATACTCGCGGCTTATAATATTGAAAGCGGTAAAACCTTACACTTTATCGACTCCACAACCTTAGATATGAGTACACTAAATGCCAAACTACTCGAACTTAATATTGATTACGTTATTGGCCCGCTACTCAAGCAAAATGTAAACAGCTACTTAGCGCAAACTGAAATAACATTACCGACGCTTTTACTTAACTTACCTGCAACAGCAACTTTATTGCCACATCAAGTTGCGCTTTCAATGCGCCCTGAAGAAGAAGCAACACAAGCAGCAACAACATTGAGCCGCCAGGAGTATCAGTACCCACTGATATTAAGTCATCAAGACAGCTCTAGCAGACGAATAGCACAGACATTTAGCCAACAATGGCAACATATAACCGGCAAAGCTCCTGAGACAGTATTTTTTAATAGCGATGCTAAAATGCAAAACCAACTTAAAGCCAGCTTAGGAGTTGACCTAAGCCAGCAACGTACAAAAGAGTTGAACCGACACATAAAGTACACAATTAAAAGTGAATTACGTAATCGTCGCGATATTGATATGATATATGTGGTCGGTTTACCGTTAGAAACCAAGTTATTAAAGCCTTATATTGACGTTAACATTAGTCCGTTTGCCGAAATTATTCCGGTATTTGCAAGCTCACGTAGTCATAGCACTAAAATAGATAAAAGTGATAATCGAGATCTGTCTGGCTTAATATTTACTGAAATGCCTTGGCAATTGCGCAGTAAACAACAAAATAAAGCCTTAGCAGCCCAGGCTAAGAAGCTTTGGCCAAATCGTAGTGACAGCTTACAAACTATATTTGCTATGGGTTTTGACAGTTTAGCGCTAATAGATAAAATTTCTGCCATGCAAAACAAAACTTATGTGCGACATTATGGTCAAACCGGAATATTACAATTAGGAAAAGATAATATTTTAACCCGTAGCTTAATTTGGGGTAAATATAGTCGCAGCAAGGTACAAGAATTTGCTATGGACTAA
- a CDS encoding phosphoheptose isomerase, whose translation MLERIKSNFTESIQTKIAASELLAGPIEQAGMTMVQSLLAGNKILACGNGGSAGDAQHFSAELLNRYETERPPLPAIALTTDSSTITSIGNDYHFDEIFSKQVRALGNNGDVLLAISTSGNSRNVIKAIETAVSRDMPIIALTGGDGGDIAGLLGENDVEIRVPSSRTARIQEVHLVVIHCLCDIIDTTLFPQTEG comes from the coding sequence ATGTTAGAACGGATAAAAAGTAATTTTACTGAAAGCATACAAACAAAAATTGCCGCCAGCGAATTATTGGCAGGGCCAATTGAACAAGCTGGAATGACGATGGTACAAAGTCTATTAGCCGGTAATAAAATATTAGCCTGTGGCAATGGTGGCTCAGCCGGTGATGCTCAACACTTTTCTGCAGAGCTACTTAACAGATATGAAACCGAACGTCCGCCGTTACCTGCAATTGCTTTAACGACTGACAGTTCAACCATTACTTCTATTGGTAATGATTACCACTTTGATGAAATTTTCTCTAAGCAAGTACGCGCATTAGGTAATAATGGCGATGTTTTACTTGCCATTTCTACTAGCGGTAACTCTCGTAACGTTATTAAAGCCATTGAAACAGCAGTGTCACGTGATATGCCTATTATTGCTTTAACTGGTGGCGACGGCGGTGATATTGCTGGCCTTCTAGGTGAAAACGATGTTGAAATTCGCGTACCATCAAGTCGTACAGCTCGAATTCAAGAAGTTCACTTAGTCGTTATTCATTGCTTATGTGACATTATAGATACGACATTATTTCCGCAAACTGAGGGCTAG
- the dolP gene encoding division/outer membrane stress-associated lipid-binding lipoprotein yields MSMKSIISTITIAVLLQGCVAAAVVGVVGGASVATDNRSLGNQIDDQKIEIDAQAKLRKSDALSDNTNLQVISVNGSVLVIGQAPNSYLRDQAIKAINEVNGVKQLHNQIRVSNTTSFTTKTNDVWLTSKVKTSLFGTDKLDATNIKVVTENGEVFLMGLVTKEQATIAVEIARNVSGVNRVFKIFEYVEVKSAG; encoded by the coding sequence ATGTCAATGAAATCAATTATCAGCACAATTACAATTGCTGTCTTACTGCAAGGCTGTGTGGCTGCCGCTGTTGTTGGTGTTGTCGGCGGTGCGAGTGTTGCAACCGACAATCGTTCTTTGGGCAACCAAATAGATGACCAAAAAATTGAAATTGATGCTCAGGCGAAACTTAGAAAAAGCGATGCTTTAAGTGACAATACCAACCTACAAGTGATCAGTGTTAATGGTAGCGTATTAGTCATTGGTCAAGCACCTAACAGTTATTTACGTGATCAAGCAATTAAAGCGATAAATGAAGTTAATGGCGTTAAGCAACTTCACAACCAAATTCGCGTCAGCAACACGACATCTTTTACTACTAAAACAAATGATGTGTGGCTAACATCAAAAGTAAAAACTTCTTTATTTGGCACAGATAAACTCGATGCGACCAATATTAAAGTAGTCACTGAAAATGGCGAAGTTTTTTTAATGGGCTTGGTTACTAAAGAACAAGCGACTATTGCGGTAGAAATTGCACGAAATGTAAGTGGTGTTAATCGTGTATTTAAAATATTCGAATATGTTGAGGTAAAGTCAGCGGGTTAA
- the rsmI gene encoding 16S rRNA (cytidine(1402)-2'-O)-methyltransferase: protein MSDSQILPSTLYIVATPIGNLGDLSQRAKDILEQVDIIACEDTRHTQRLLSAFAIKNKTMSMHDHNERQRQEQIAALLQEGKSVALVSDAGTPLISDPGFHLVRHCRQQGLSVSPIPGTCAAIAALSVAGLPTDRFTFEGFLPSKTGARQSTLNALANETRTMVFYDAPRRAIDTVEDIVKTLGGERYVVMARELTKTFETIHSDTADNLLTFLQSDPNQLKGEMVLIIEGKKIDPTDIPAHVVATLKLLLTEMKPKRACAIAAEIHGVKKNSLYEYALAMKIKE, encoded by the coding sequence ATGTCGGATTCTCAAATTTTGCCCAGCACCTTATATATTGTTGCTACACCCATAGGTAACTTAGGTGATCTTAGTCAACGGGCGAAAGATATACTCGAACAGGTCGATATTATTGCCTGTGAAGACACTCGGCATACTCAACGTTTGTTATCGGCATTTGCGATTAAAAATAAAACTATGTCGATGCATGATCATAACGAGCGTCAGCGCCAAGAACAAATAGCGGCCCTATTACAAGAAGGTAAAAGCGTAGCACTTGTATCAGATGCAGGCACACCTTTGATTAGTGACCCTGGCTTTCATTTAGTGCGTCATTGTCGCCAACAAGGGTTAAGTGTTTCACCTATTCCCGGCACTTGTGCGGCTATAGCGGCGCTTTCTGTTGCAGGCTTACCAACTGACAGATTTACTTTTGAAGGTTTTTTACCATCAAAAACTGGTGCACGACAATCAACATTGAATGCACTAGCTAATGAAACTCGGACCATGGTTTTTTATGATGCCCCACGCCGCGCTATTGATACGGTTGAAGATATAGTAAAAACGCTTGGCGGTGAGCGTTATGTCGTTATGGCGCGAGAATTAACTAAAACATTTGAAACTATTCATTCAGACACCGCTGATAACTTATTAACGTTTTTGCAAAGCGATCCTAATCAGCTAAAAGGTGAAATGGTACTGATAATTGAAGGGAAAAAGATCGATCCAACTGATATTCCTGCCCATGTTGTAGCAACATTGAAGTTATTATTAACAGAAATGAAACCTAAAAGAGCTTGTGCAATAGCAGCAGAGATTCATGGTGTGAAGAAAAATTCCCTTTATGAATATGCCCTTGCGATGAAGATTAAAGAGTAG
- a CDS encoding glutathione S-transferase family protein produces MIELWHCHNTRSLRVLWALEEMQLEYKLHLLSFPPRFLDKEYLETNPLGTVPFLKDGDTTLTESSAMLLYLAERYQQTDFTLSVAHPEYGSYLNWLFSSDATLTFPQTLVLRYSQFEQPERQQPQVVKDYAIWYLARLKRLNAHLENNDFLVDNKFTVADISVGYALYLGELLGLATQYQPQTQAYLQRLKSRASFIAIKNTGEEISHYTIKPVVLA; encoded by the coding sequence ATGATCGAACTTTGGCATTGTCACAATACTCGTTCACTACGAGTTTTATGGGCTTTGGAAGAAATGCAGCTTGAATATAAGCTTCACTTATTATCCTTTCCACCACGGTTTTTAGACAAAGAATATTTAGAGACTAACCCGCTAGGCACCGTACCTTTTCTAAAAGATGGTGATACTACACTGACAGAATCAAGTGCAATGTTGTTATACCTTGCAGAGCGTTATCAACAAACTGATTTTACCCTATCAGTTGCGCACCCCGAATACGGTTCTTACCTTAACTGGCTATTTAGCAGTGATGCTACTCTGACATTTCCACAAACATTAGTTTTGCGTTATAGCCAATTTGAACAACCTGAACGTCAACAGCCGCAGGTGGTGAAAGATTATGCCATTTGGTATTTAGCGCGGTTAAAACGGTTAAACGCTCATTTAGAAAATAATGATTTTTTGGTAGATAATAAATTTACCGTGGCTGATATCAGTGTAGGCTATGCACTTTATTTAGGGGAGTTACTCGGGCTTGCCACGCAATATCAGCCTCAAACACAAGCATACCTACAAAGACTTAAAAGTAGAGCAAGCTTTATTGCAATAAAAAACACAGGTGAAGAGATTAGTCATTATACAATAAAGCCGGTAGTTCTAGCGTAA